The Azotosporobacter soli genome window below encodes:
- the cobU gene encoding bifunctional adenosylcobinamide kinase/adenosylcobinamide-phosphate guanylyltransferase → MKIILVTGGARSGKSRFAERYAERYQQVLYVATAQVLDNEMERRVTLHKERRPAHWGSVEAWENPAAVLLEEGGRQECILFDCLSLYVSNMMLSSQAPSDVEERVIYMKEQFARLLAAAKQVSGTLIFVANEVGLGIVPDNAMAREYRDWAGLLNQEVAAIADEVYFTVSGLAVEMKKLAEACFNAEV, encoded by the coding sequence ATGAAAATCATCTTGGTGACAGGCGGCGCGCGAAGCGGTAAAAGTCGTTTTGCCGAGCGTTATGCAGAGCGCTATCAACAGGTTTTGTATGTGGCTACTGCGCAGGTGTTGGATAATGAAATGGAACGTCGGGTTACATTGCATAAAGAGCGGCGTCCGGCGCATTGGGGCAGTGTTGAAGCTTGGGAGAATCCGGCAGCCGTTTTGCTCGAAGAAGGTGGACGGCAGGAATGTATCTTATTTGATTGCCTGTCGCTCTATGTGAGCAATATGATGTTGTCGTCGCAGGCGCCAAGTGATGTGGAGGAGCGCGTTATTTATATGAAAGAACAATTTGCACGGCTCTTGGCGGCGGCTAAACAAGTCAGCGGGACGTTGATTTTTGTCGCGAATGAAGTCGGTTTGGGCATAGTGCCTGACAATGCAATGGCGCGTGAATATCGTGATTGGGCGGGGTTACTTAACCAGGAAGTGGCAGCGATAGCTGATGAAGTGTATTTTACCGTGAGTGGACTTGCAGTAGAGATGAAGAAGCTGGCGGAAGCCTGTTTCAATGCGGAGGTTTGA
- a CDS encoding cobyric acid synthase, with product MAKTIMLQGTSSHVGKSILTTALCRIFRQDGRAVVPFKAQNMALNSYVTIDGEEMGRAQVAQAEAAGLAPLVEMNPVLLKPTGNSRSQVILKGHPVGNMSAQEYHRDYSLKAFATIQECMGKLMQDYEVVVIEGAGSPAEVNLKDTDVVNMRIAKLVNAPVLLVADIDRGGALASVVGTIELLDPDERDRIKGIVINKFRGDLELLKPALTFLEEKTGKPVVGVVPHLANLGIDDEDSVSLEDKKEKVGAELDIVVLRTPKISNFTDFDPLAEEPDVNLRYVKMGEKIGRPDLIVLPGSKNTIEDLIALRQHGYDAEITALADAGVPVIGICGGYQMLGRTIKDPFHTESEAEEVEGLALLDIETIFATEKLTQQVIADAQGNGFLNMQSAASGLTGYEIHMGRTEQGAGVESPFIITQRSQVKLRDNDGSLNSEGTVMGTYIHGIFDNDEYRRGLLNMLRKSKGLPVLPIGESTAARKQASYDRLAAVVRESLNMELVYSMMEAE from the coding sequence ATGGCTAAAACAATTATGCTACAGGGAACTAGCTCTCATGTCGGGAAAAGCATTCTGACAACAGCGCTATGCCGTATTTTCAGACAAGATGGCCGAGCTGTTGTTCCGTTTAAGGCGCAAAATATGGCGCTTAATTCGTATGTGACAATTGATGGGGAAGAAATGGGGCGTGCGCAGGTTGCGCAGGCGGAAGCGGCTGGATTGGCTCCTTTGGTCGAAATGAATCCGGTGCTGCTAAAACCGACCGGAAATTCGCGCTCTCAGGTCATTTTAAAAGGTCATCCGGTTGGCAATATGTCAGCGCAGGAATATCACCGTGACTACAGTTTGAAGGCCTTCGCCACGATTCAGGAATGCATGGGAAAATTAATGCAGGATTATGAGGTTGTGGTAATTGAAGGCGCAGGAAGCCCCGCAGAGGTCAATTTAAAGGATACAGATGTGGTGAATATGCGAATCGCCAAACTGGTAAATGCGCCAGTTTTGTTGGTGGCCGACATTGATCGAGGCGGTGCGCTGGCTTCCGTTGTCGGCACGATTGAGTTGCTCGACCCGGATGAACGAGACCGAATCAAAGGCATCGTTATCAATAAATTCCGTGGCGATCTTGAGCTGTTGAAGCCTGCGCTCACTTTTCTCGAAGAAAAAACAGGCAAACCCGTTGTCGGTGTAGTGCCGCATCTGGCAAATCTGGGAATTGATGATGAAGACTCCGTTTCACTTGAAGATAAAAAGGAAAAAGTAGGGGCTGAACTCGACATCGTGGTTCTGCGCACGCCTAAGATTTCGAATTTTACCGATTTTGATCCATTGGCGGAAGAGCCGGATGTTAATCTGCGTTATGTGAAAATGGGCGAAAAGATCGGTAGACCAGATCTTATTGTTTTACCGGGCAGTAAAAACACGATTGAAGATCTCATTGCATTGCGTCAACATGGCTATGACGCCGAAATTACTGCGTTAGCCGATGCAGGAGTGCCGGTGATCGGCATTTGCGGCGGGTATCAAATGCTGGGACGTACAATTAAAGATCCATTTCATACTGAGTCGGAGGCTGAAGAAGTCGAGGGCCTTGCTTTACTTGACATTGAAACTATTTTTGCGACAGAAAAGCTCACGCAGCAAGTCATCGCCGATGCACAGGGAAACGGTTTTCTTAATATGCAATCAGCGGCATCGGGCCTGACCGGATATGAGATTCATATGGGACGAACGGAACAGGGCGCCGGAGTCGAATCGCCGTTTATTATCACGCAACGCTCGCAGGTCAAACTGCGAGATAATGACGGCAGTTTAAACAGTGAGGGAACTGTAATGGGAACCTATATTCACGGCATATTTGACAATGACGAATATCGGCGCGGCCTATTGAACATGTTGCGTAAATCCAAAGGGCTGCCCGTACTGCCAATCGGCGAGAGTACAGCGGCGCGCAAGCAGGCTAGTTATGACCGTTTGGCGGCTGTGGTGCGCGAAAGTTTGAACATGGAATTGGTCTATTCGATGATGGAGGCGGAATAA